The genome window ATAGTGTTGACTGGGTTGTGAATCTTATCTGGCCTGAAGTTGCCGGTTGCCCTATGAAAGTGTTGTCTAGGTTGTGAATCTTACCTGGCCTGAAGTTGCCCTATGATAGTGTTGACTGGGTTGACGGGCCACTTCGACACCTGTGACTGAAATCCTTGATGGTACACCTGGAACGCTTCCTTGTCCTCCTTAAACATGGAAAAGGATTCACTTCCTTCCTGGTTGTACAATTGTTCATTGAGGAAGCGGAATCTGGCAGACTTCAGTTTGTCCATCATACGTTCTTTGAGGGAGAGAGTTGTCCCCCTTTCTTTTGTCTGAGTTGTCTCCTCTTCCTTTGaaggagttgtctccccttttgTTAAGGAATTTATCTCCACTTTCTTTGtgagagttgtctcccctcccTTCTGTGAGTGTCCTTTCGCTGATACTGGAGATGTGTCGGATAACATTTTGTCTAAcacttttaaattaaattttggtTGTTTGTTTTCCTGTTTACATATCCCACCAGAATGTACATTGCTATTGTTATCCTTTATTTGCTTCTCACCTTTCTTCTTCAGTAATTTAttcatctttttttctttttgctttGCTTTCTTACTGGCCAACAATACACCAGTATTGGGTTCAGAAGTAACAGCTGCATTTGTCCTTTCCACCAAGCCATCCTTTATATTGACCTTTTCCTGTACTGTAGGTTTGTCATCTGTCAACCTATTATCTTTAGAATTTTTATCACCATCTACATCCTCATTACCCTCACTTTTCTTTACAGATAAATGTTTGTACTTATTCCTTTTATTggaatttttctttttctttcttcttcttttctttttctccCCCCCTGTATTGGTATCAGTAACTGTGTCCGCCTGTTGAACATGTTTTGGTTTCTTACTTGGAGATTGTTCCTCAATGGTCTCTGCTTTACGTTTGTTGCCTTTTATGTCCTTAGGTGTGATACTATTTTTAGCTTTTTTGTCCTGAACAACCTTGGACACCTTTTTACCTTTTTTCTCCTGTGCTTCACTATTTCCTTCCTCAGGATAATCATTCCTTACACAAGAGTTCTTTTTACCTTCTGATACACTCAgtctttttttctttgtctttatCGACTGTTGAGAATCCACAGACTTTGAAACTTTTCCTTTTTTATCGTTTAGTTCCTTCCCAGTTTCCTTTTGAAGCGCCGCTTTCTTTGACTGGACACAATGTAAAAAACCATGTATTCTATTAACATGACATGTGTCAATAAATGCTAAAGATTTAATCCAATTGGGCTGGACACAGGGACTTGGAGACCTAATATCTGTTTTGACTAAGTTACTCATCATTAGCCTTAACTTTCATCGGTGGTAACATGGTTAAATATCGTACATTTATCAAACAACTTTTTCACAATAACAAAAGGGAACAGATGCCAGATATAAATGGGTTTCAAGTTACTTAAGTGAAAATTAGATTGTGAAgataatcatactttttttaAGTATCTAAACAAAGTACCTTTGGTGTCCCTACAGGTTTAATATGGCTAAACAAACTTGAGGTGAGGTGGTCTGCTGCATCCGTCACTCCCCAGTCTTCTGTACTGAAGTCCATCATATCACCTGAGATAAAAAGATAACCACACTAAAGGATCTTGTATGTCTCTTCTTAATTCTAGATGCTGAGATTTGATATTagtttaaatattaaatgtgTAATAATAAGTTGTGTTTGCCCATTGCCAATGACCTTAGCCTGTCAACAATTAATCACTCACTTTGTTTCATTAcagcaaagaaaaatattcatCAGTAACAGGATTCAATTTGACCTTCACACCACTGACCAAGTAACCTTCGACCTTTTGTCAGTTCATCATCTCAAAATATTAATCAGTGAAGAAACAAAaattgacctttaccttaccgGTAAAACCAGTAACCTTAACCCTTGGCCTTTAGACTCCTTGATGAAATTATATCAATACTCACACTGCTTTAAACATGTACCCAGATCATTGCAATACAAAAATTCCCAACAGAATaagtttgaccttgacctatgcTGGATGTCATAATGTCTTGGACTTGTTTAGACATCAATTAGTTGgcaataataaaatacaaatatattaccTTGAAATACTCAACAATACTATTTCAATGACCCGACCAATTCCCCATGTAAGTTTATCagatagagaatacatggtcaatgtcaaaaatataagctgtattttgGAGAGGGGTAAGAGAGACAAAAGTGACAAGTCACTCTTAtcttaaaacatgtatattgacAATTGTATTCTTTAATTTGTATCTTGcaacaaacatatattaacaacaatgtcaaatacatgtttGTCTTTCAAAGAATATTTCACTCAGTTACTGTACACCAACTTCCATTCACATGCAATTTACTTTCACAAATTTTCCCTTCatgttgataaaaaattaaactTCATTTTCAAGTTCATGAATTTTAttctttgttttgaaatggaaattgcaGAATTTAATAGCTGCAGTGAAAGAAACTTGGTTCATAAATTGAGTCAACACTCCACAAATGTTGAATCTTAAAATACAGTTGTTTTCTGCCATTGCTGAATATGGAATATATAGTGTAGGTATATtttgacaatgttgatgacaaccacttaacaagaggcccagagggcctgtatcgctcacctggttttttgttagtaattataagactctgacaattagaaaaataagcaaaattgactcccaaagtttaattttgaatcacaaccatacaatgatgctattgataccatacaaatatgctatccaatacaaaggttcagagacaaagtaatttatatgaaagtagtagcctaattgacctttttgacctcgcatatattgccgtttaaggccagggggtaagccctatcatttgtacaatttcaaatcccaaccctataaggatgctaccattgcattataagtgctctttcattcttagttgcagagaagaagtcgtttatatggaaatagctaaattgaccccttttgaccccacccttcaggcccccggggggtcagccccatcatttgcaaaattttgaatccaaaccctataaggatttaaccattgcattatgagcgcaatcccatgttaagttgcagagaaaaagtcatttatatggaaattgaccacttttgaccccgcccttcaggtccccgggggtcagccctatcatttgctcaatttggaatccccagcctacaaggatgctaccattgcattatgggtgctataccatgcttagttgcagagaagaagtcatttatatggaaatagctaaattgaccccttttgaccccgcccctcaggcccccggggggtcagccccatcattggcacaatttggaatcccaccctataaggatgctaccattgcattataagtgctctttcattcttagttgcagagaagaagtcatttatatggaaatagccaaattgaccgcttttgaccccgcccctcagacccccggggggtcagccccatcatttgcgcaattttgaattcccaccctataatgatgctaccattgcattatgggtgctataccatgcttagtgtcagagaagaagtcgtttatatggaaatagccaaattggccccttttgaccccgcccctcaggcccccggggggtcagccccattatttttacaattttgaatccccaccctataaggatgctacaattgcattatgggtgctatcccatgcttggtttcagagaagaagtcgtttatatggaaatatccaaattgaccccttttgaccccgcccctcaggccccccgggggtcagccccatcatttgtacaattttgaatccccaccctataacgatactacaattgcattatgagtgctatgtcatgcttagtttcagagaagaagtcgtttatatggaaatagccaaattgaccccatttgaccccgcccctcaggcccccgggggtcagccccattatttgtacaattttgaatccccaccctataacgatactacaattgcattatgagtgctatctcatgttTAGTTTCGGAGAAGAAGtggtttatatggaaatagccaaattgaccccatttgacccccgcccctcaggcccccggggggtcagccccatcatttgtacaattttgaatccccaccctataaggatgctaccattgcattatgggtgctatcccatgcttggtttcagagaagaagtcgtttatatggaaatagccaaattgaccccttttggccccgcccctcaggcccccggggggtcagccccatcatttgtacaattttcagttagtagcccataaggatgctaccagtcaaattttgttgaaatccgaccagcggttatggagaagaagtcgattgttgacggacgccggacgacggacgacggacgccggacgctgcggtatcccataagctcacctcggtcctttggaccaggtgagctaaaaatactgatgaaacaaagggaagtaactctgatagaatATAATGAGCCTAAAATGAGGTTAGACTTAAGAATGACACAAGAAAACAATGACGTTTCAATGCttctacatatttttatttatctatatacaatttcagtaaaaaggtttcacattttgatacatatataatgttgtGTACAATCAGAATGAGCCAACTGATTCACCTGCTAACTGATAAACCAAGATTACTCAAAAGTGAACAGGGTCTTGTCAAACACTGAAAATTATAGCTAGGACCCTGATAAAACACAACATATGGTATGTGTTAACACACGACTTCATCTGTCTCACAGTCTTATTATCTAAACGAGAATCGAATGAGATCAACTTCAATGTCTACTGATTTTTGTTTATGACATTTGTAGGTGTTTTCAAGATTAAACCTCAACTCTGCTAGTACCTCCATCTTCACCCCAAAATCTTTAGCTTTTTTCTCGATGTGGGTGCGAGTTGATGTTTTGTGAAGAGAATACACTGCCCCTTTAGCT of Argopecten irradians isolate NY chromosome 7, Ai_NY, whole genome shotgun sequence contains these proteins:
- the LOC138328558 gene encoding uncharacterized protein → MMDFSTEDWGVTDAADHLTSSLFSHIKPVGTPKSKKAALQKETGKELNDKKGKVSKSVDSQQSIKTKKKRLSVSEGKKNSCVRNDYPEEGNSEAQEKKGKKVSKVVQDKKAKNSITPKDIKGNKRKAETIEEQSPSKKPKHVQQADTVTDTNTGGEKKKRRRKKKKNSNKRNKYKHLSVKKSEGNEDVDGDKNSKDNRLTDDKPTVQEKVNIKDGLVERTNAAVTSEPNTGVLLASKKAKQKEKKMNKLLKKKGEKQIKDNNSNVHSGGICKQENKQPKFNLKVLDKMLSDTSPVSAKGHSQKGGETTLTKKVEINSLTKGETTPSKEEETTQTKERGTTLSLKERMMDKLKSARFRFLNEQLYNQEGSESFSMFKEDKEAFQVYHQGFQSQVSKWPVNPVNTIIGQLQARPPNLVIADFGCGDAAIARKLPNKVHSFDLVAINKYVTACDMAKVPLKKETVDVAVFCLSLMGRNLPDYLKEASRVLKPGGSLKVAEVTSRIRNLVHFKKTMEKFGFRLVNEDTTNKMFCLFDFKKSKPSKNIPSEFHLEPCIYKRR